The following coding sequences lie in one Musa acuminata AAA Group cultivar baxijiao chromosome BXJ3-1, Cavendish_Baxijiao_AAA, whole genome shotgun sequence genomic window:
- the LOC103993214 gene encoding protein SMALL AUXIN UP-REGULATED RNA 51-like — translation MAVKKQNKVGQTAVLKQILKRCSSLGREGKKEEEEEGLPVDVPRGHFVVYVGDNRSRFIVPISYLARPEFQSLLRQAEDEFGFHHHMGLTIPCDEVAFRSLTSVLT, via the coding sequence ATGGCGGTGAAGAAGCAGAACAAGGTGGGCCAGACTGCGGTGCTGAAGCAGATACTGAAGCGGTGTTCGAGCTTAGGGAGGGAGggcaagaaggaggaggaggaggaagggctgCCCGTGGACGTGCCCAGGGGCCACTTCGTCGTCTACGTCGGCGACAACCGGAGCCGCTTCATCGTGCCCATCTCCTACCTGGCCCGCCCCGAGTTCCAGAGCCTCCTCCGCCAGGCCGAGGACGAGTTCGGCTTCCACCATCATATGGGCCTCACCATCCCCTGCGACGAGGTGGCCTTCCGCTCCCTCACCTCCGTCCTCACCTGA
- the LOC135629394 gene encoding ubiquitin-conjugating enzyme E2 variant 1C-like, translating into MTLGGSGGSGVVVPRNFRLLEELERGEKGIGDGTVSYGMDDGDDIYMRSWTGTIIGPHNTVHEGRIYQLKLFCDKDYPDKPPSVRFHSRINMTCVDPDSGVVDPKKFLVLGNWQRDYTMEYILTHLKKEMAASYNRKLVQPPEGTYF; encoded by the exons ATGACGCTCGGTGGTTCCGGTGGATCTGGCGTCGTCG TTCCTAGGAACTTCAGATTGCTTGAAGAGCTCGAACGAGGAGAGAAGGGCATAGGAGATGGGACTGTAAGCTATGGCATGGATGATGGAGATGACATTTACATGCGCTCATGGACCGGAACAATAATCGGTCCCCATAAT ACAGTCCATGAGGGTCGCATCTATCAGCTGAAGTTGTTCTGTGACAAGGACTATCCAGATAAACCACCCAGCGTCCGATTCCACTCGCGCATCAACATGACCTGTGTCGATCCTGATTCAGGAGTG GTAGATCCAAAAAAATTTTTAGTTCTGGGGAACTGGCAACGTGATTACACAATGGAGTATATTCTAACACATCTTAAGAAAGAAATGGCGGCATCATATAATCGTAAATTAGTTCAGCCTCCGGAGGGCACTTACTTCTAA
- the LOC135629054 gene encoding zinc finger CCCH domain-containing protein 30-like, with protein sequence MAGLKQPKRVSWAKDLHQVRLFLAEDAPAVSGLGTQDNLQAKGSWLLHATSIGNDDSSLPPGFEAPHPAYQFRLEISQIPLVKWKCPLNILLDPEWVVVAGEESSEVAVQDQRQLRILEAIYPRVPSIPPNPSVSSEVQDSFYDDTRTPVIPITAIEDEESSEQLETVAPTFSSTQSQQTSAQNLQIMQGKHDILNLELVTEQFQGHVTQPAPTVPRSETTSGRIPPIAEPDVIAAASAAFTAIMKTNEEGSMIDRDLLINILSNPSLVEKLVTEYGAPKQSQALLAPVSVAPPCSSVPVQHLALAPPVPPPLPQINPSTPSLSVFRTSQMYPLPSSVPPQSVNPHALPPVQIPVKRQSSGQAASRDANYLKSLIQQHGGEKQDGSDLNSVHAASCQNNVVATNAVDLYAPRLQREARPKIPRPCAYFNTPKGCRHGASCSYQHDPSLPQRIEPPKGSKRIKLDRGIAGRN encoded by the exons ATGGCCGGATTGAAGCAGCCGAAGAGGGTTTCTTGGGCCAAAGATTTGCATCAG GTAAGATTATTCTTAGCAGAGGATGCCCCTGCTGTATCTGGGTTGGGGACCCAAGACAATCTCCAGGCAAAGGGTTCATGGTTATTGCATGCAACAAGCATAGGCAATGATGATTCTTCTTTACCTCCAGGCTTTGAAGCACCTCATCCTGCATATCAGTTCAGATTGGAAATCTCCCAAATTCCTTTAGTCAAGTGGAAATGCCCTCTTAAT ATTTTATTGGATCCAGAGTGGGTAGTGGTTGCTGGAGAAGAAAGTTCAGAAGTGGCTGTACAGGATCAAAGACAACTGAGAATTCTTGAAGCAATCTATCCACGGGTGCCTTCCATTCCTCCAAA TCCTTCGGTTTCATCGGAGGTGCAAGATTCGTTTTACGATGACACTCGAACTCCTGTGATTCCTATAACTGCTATTGAAGATGAAGAATCGTCAGAGCAATTAGAAACAGTGGCACCTACATTTTCATCCACCCAAAGCCAACAGACAAGTGCTCAGAATCTGCAGATCAtgcaaggaaaacatgatattctAAATCTTGAGTTAGTTACAGAACAATTCCAAGGTCATGTTACCCAGCCTGCTCCGACTGTGCCTCGTTCTGAGACAACTTCAGGTAGGATTCCACCGATTGCCGAACCGGATGTCATTGCTGCTGCTTCTGCAGCTTTTACAGCCATCATGAAAACCAACGAGGAAGGAAGTATGATAGATCGCGACCTTCTTATTAACATTCTCAGTAACCCCAGCTTGGTGGAGAAGTTGGTTACGGAATATGGAGCTCCTAAGCAATCTCAGGCCCTCTTGGCTCCTGTATCAGTCGCACCACCATGTTCCTCTGTACCAGTTCAGCACCTGGCTCTTGCTCCACCAGTCCCACCTCCACTTCCCCAAATCAATCCCAGTACTCCTTCCTTGTCGGTTTTCCGAACCTCACAAATGTATCCTTTACCCAGTTCAGTGCCACCCCAATCCGTGAATCCTCATGCTTTACCGCCCGTTCAAATCCCCGTCAAACGTCAATCAAGTGGGCAAGCAGCGTCACGAGATGCCAATTATCTGAAGAGTCTAATCCAGCAGCATGGTGGTGAGAAGCAAGATGGATCTGATCTGAATTCTGTACATGCTGCTAGTTGCCAGAACAATGTGGTCGCCACCAATGCCGTCGATCTCTATGCCCCTAGACTGCAAAGAGAAGCCAGGCCTAAGATCCCAAGGCCTTGTGCCTACTTCAACACCCCTAAAGGGTGTCGACACGGAGCAAGCTGCTCTTATCAGCATGACCCTTCTTTACCGCAGCGGATTGAGCCGCCCAAAGGATCAAAGAGAATTAAATTAGACAGAGGAATTGCTGGCAGGAACTAA
- the LOC135629464 gene encoding uncharacterized protein LOC135629464 isoform X2, which yields MDTSRLDLELLCKKWKLNASCHCVALDVEGRCYTWGRNEKGQLGHGDTLQRSLPTIVSELSKYNITRAGAGRNHTVVITDDGKSFSFGMNKHGQLGSGSVKNEIEPSPVICLVSQATNVVCGADFTVWLTSVEGSSILTAGLPQYGQLGHGTNNEYNSKDSSVKLVYEPQSRPRAIAAFSGKTVVKVACGTNHTVAVDSSGFVYTWGFGGYGRLGHREQKDEWVPRLVEVFQRQNVLPSNAIVSAGSVNSACTAGGGQLYMWGKLKTTGDDWMYPKPVMDLSGWNIRCMDSGNMHHVVGADDSCISWGHAQYGELGYGPLGPKSSANPKKVDILESMRVTSVACGMGLSLIVIDRANAGDKLDQLEVFDGGSSAEGPEETKNGSVTTVKSASKKNANSSSGTKKRKGKDLSESDEEDDESEDDDSEDDEGINGVKRKQGGRTSGRGRGRGGKKVATAARSSSKGKSRPKSNSNSSFNDETHSSAKKSNSSHGRGRGKSERRGRSSR from the exons ATGGATACTTCAAGACTTGATTTGGAACTCTTGTGCAAAAAATGGAAGTTGAACG CTTCTTGTCATTGTGTGGCTTTGGATGTTGAAGGTCGTTGCTATACATGGGGAAGAAATGAG AAAGGGCAGTTGGGACATGGGGATACTCTTCAACGTAGTCTGCCAACTATTGTGTCTGAACTATCAAA GTATAATATTACTAGAGCGGGTGCTGGGAGAAACCACACTGTCGTAATTACCGATGATGGGAAATCCTTCTCTTTTGGTATGAATAAGCATGGGCAGTTGGGTTCAGGTTCAGTAAAAAATG AAATCGAGCCATCTCCGGTCATATGTTTGGTCTCTCAAGCCACAAATGTTGTATGCGGTGCTGATTTTACTGTATGGCTCACATCAGTGGAGGGTTCTTCTATACT AACTGCTGGTCTTCCTCAGTATGGGCAACTTGGACATGGAACTAACAATGAG TACAATTCTAAAGATAGCTCAGTAAAGCTAGTTTATGAGCCTCAGTCTCGACCACGAGCAATAGCTGCATTCTCTGGAAAAACTGTTGTCAAGGTTGCTTGTGGAACTAATCATACAG TTGCTGTTGATTCAAGTGGCTTTGTTTACAC GTGGggatttggtggatatggaag GCTCGGTCACCGGGAGCAGAAGGATGAGTGGGTTCCTCGCCTTGTCGAGGTTTTCCAGAGACAGAATGTTTTACCTTCTAATGCTATAGTTTCAGCAGGTTCGGTCAATTCTGCTTGCACTGCTG GAGGAGGGCAATTATATATGTGGGGAAAGCTAAAAACTACTGGTGATGATTGGATGTATCCTAAGCCTGTTATGGATCTAAG TGGCTGGAATATCCGCTGCATGGATTCTGGTAATATGCACCATGTTGTTGGAGCAGATGATTCGTGCATAAGTTGGGGTCATGCACAATATGGGGAGCTTGGATATGGCCCACTAGGACCAAA ATCTTCTGCAAATCCCAAAAAGGTTGATATCCTTGAGAGTATGCGTGTCACAAG TGTGGCTTGTGGAATGGGTCTCTCGTTAATTGTTATAGATAGAGCAAATGCTGGTGATAAACTGGATCAG CTGGAAGTTTTTGATGGTGGCTCTTCTGCTGAAG GACCAgaagaaaccaagaatggaagtgtCACCACTGTCAAGAGTGCATCTAAGAAAAATGCCAATTCTTCTTCTGGTACTAAGAAACGGAAGGGCAAGGACTTGTCGGAGTCTGACGAGGAAGACGATGAAAGTGAAGATGATGATAGCGAAGATGATGAAGGTATCAATGGTGTGAAGAGAAAGCAGGGTGGGAGAACATCTGGCAGAGGCCGGGGGAGGGGTGGCAAAAAGGTGGCTACAGCGGCAAGGAGCTCTAGTAAGGGAAAGAGTCGCCCTAAATCTAACAGTAATAGTTCTTTTAATGATGAAACACATTCTTCAGCTAAGAAATCGAACTCAAGCCATGGCCGTGGACGAGGAAAATCTGAGAGGAGGGGTCGGTCCAGTAGATGA
- the LOC135629464 gene encoding uncharacterized protein LOC135629464 isoform X3, which translates to MQDGSSCHCVALDVEGRCYTWGRNEKGQLGHGDTLQRSLPTIVSELSKYNITRAGAGRNHTVVITDDGKSFSFGMNKHGQLGSGSVKNEIEPSPVICLVSQATNVVCGADFTVWLTSVEGSSILTAGLPQYGQLGHGTNNEYNSKDSSVKLVYEPQSRPRAIAAFSGKTVVKVACGTNHTVAVDSSGFVYTWGFGGYGRLGHREQKDEWVPRLVEVFQRQNVLPSNAIVSAGSVNSACTAGGGQLYMWGKLKTTGDDWMYPKPVMDLSGWNIRCMDSGNMHHVVGADDSCISWGHAQYGELGYGPLGPKSSANPKKVDILESMRVTSVACGMGLSLIVIDRANAGDKLDQLEVFDGGSSAEGPEETKNGSVTTVKSASKKNANSSSGTKKRKGKDLSESDEEDDESEDDDSEDDEGINGVKRKQGGRTSGRGRGRGGKKVATAARSSSKGKSRPKSNSNSSFNDETHSSAKKSNSSHGRGRGKSERRGRSSR; encoded by the exons ATGCAGGACGGAT CTTCTTGTCATTGTGTGGCTTTGGATGTTGAAGGTCGTTGCTATACATGGGGAAGAAATGAG AAAGGGCAGTTGGGACATGGGGATACTCTTCAACGTAGTCTGCCAACTATTGTGTCTGAACTATCAAA GTATAATATTACTAGAGCGGGTGCTGGGAGAAACCACACTGTCGTAATTACCGATGATGGGAAATCCTTCTCTTTTGGTATGAATAAGCATGGGCAGTTGGGTTCAGGTTCAGTAAAAAATG AAATCGAGCCATCTCCGGTCATATGTTTGGTCTCTCAAGCCACAAATGTTGTATGCGGTGCTGATTTTACTGTATGGCTCACATCAGTGGAGGGTTCTTCTATACT AACTGCTGGTCTTCCTCAGTATGGGCAACTTGGACATGGAACTAACAATGAG TACAATTCTAAAGATAGCTCAGTAAAGCTAGTTTATGAGCCTCAGTCTCGACCACGAGCAATAGCTGCATTCTCTGGAAAAACTGTTGTCAAGGTTGCTTGTGGAACTAATCATACAG TTGCTGTTGATTCAAGTGGCTTTGTTTACAC GTGGggatttggtggatatggaag GCTCGGTCACCGGGAGCAGAAGGATGAGTGGGTTCCTCGCCTTGTCGAGGTTTTCCAGAGACAGAATGTTTTACCTTCTAATGCTATAGTTTCAGCAGGTTCGGTCAATTCTGCTTGCACTGCTG GAGGAGGGCAATTATATATGTGGGGAAAGCTAAAAACTACTGGTGATGATTGGATGTATCCTAAGCCTGTTATGGATCTAAG TGGCTGGAATATCCGCTGCATGGATTCTGGTAATATGCACCATGTTGTTGGAGCAGATGATTCGTGCATAAGTTGGGGTCATGCACAATATGGGGAGCTTGGATATGGCCCACTAGGACCAAA ATCTTCTGCAAATCCCAAAAAGGTTGATATCCTTGAGAGTATGCGTGTCACAAG TGTGGCTTGTGGAATGGGTCTCTCGTTAATTGTTATAGATAGAGCAAATGCTGGTGATAAACTGGATCAG CTGGAAGTTTTTGATGGTGGCTCTTCTGCTGAAG GACCAgaagaaaccaagaatggaagtgtCACCACTGTCAAGAGTGCATCTAAGAAAAATGCCAATTCTTCTTCTGGTACTAAGAAACGGAAGGGCAAGGACTTGTCGGAGTCTGACGAGGAAGACGATGAAAGTGAAGATGATGATAGCGAAGATGATGAAGGTATCAATGGTGTGAAGAGAAAGCAGGGTGGGAGAACATCTGGCAGAGGCCGGGGGAGGGGTGGCAAAAAGGTGGCTACAGCGGCAAGGAGCTCTAGTAAGGGAAAGAGTCGCCCTAAATCTAACAGTAATAGTTCTTTTAATGATGAAACACATTCTTCAGCTAAGAAATCGAACTCAAGCCATGGCCGTGGACGAGGAAAATCTGAGAGGAGGGGTCGGTCCAGTAGATGA
- the LOC103993176 gene encoding protein IQ-DOMAIN 32, with protein MGKPASSCFKIIGCGSSSDAVDNDDLAPEEAKASADKRMWSFRKRLSKHQVLCNNVISEPLSVCSSKENQDVSAANFHSPNFSFPERTQEQEKSIGISPVPTEIVNTESPVSKSCTTPVGPTLNESDALVIQAAIRGYMAKKKLHKLKSVVKLQAAVRGHLVRSQAIGTLRCIQAIIRMQALVRAHHAHQLVEKLPSLEDKKFQEKGVTFEKSTKTSIKKLLSNGFARQLLETTPRTKIIYIKCDPSKSDSAWKWLERWMVVTSSGVGQQHGQDFNHGNCRLEEIVNMTYSEPAKEISISVSSELSDLECAATKSVMADDGKNSSTIENVGNFEFPTSLVAPNNFSNSLPKNDMEKPEVRNGLLNTTMQDCTDMDMINKESLDDKHLQPNLCLNNVLVDADKLEPGKDGSNNNTEGASSETLENGEKKSVVGSRKSCNPAFVAAQSKFEELSLTSTVVQSVNSAYTTAASNTKTESHNIQVNSLANGKEAISAEKIFPDVRVEAAVSECGTEISISSTLDSPDRSDMEGGAIVLEIGALEKENHAIVAVAENASDLSNSGGNARPGGGDLTMANSSASVDLVQVDQHLAEPTTSDVQYDLEGTVEQTRSPEGTPRSHATVPDLHGTPSSDVSVNTKKGRMDPCMPTRRKGSQLVGKKSPSNPNNDSGGSTTDNLTKDSRFPRRRNSFGITKTESVEQEPRHGSSSSLPGYMQATASARAKAHGNTSQKSSPDLHDNQPKKRHSLPIENGKQSSSPRMQRSTSRAHQSVKGIEAHSPHDSAERRWQR; from the exons ATGGGGAAACCCGCGAGCTCATGCTTCAAGATCATCGGCTGCGGCAGCAGCAGCGATGCCGTCGACAACGACGATCTCGCGCCGGAAGAG GCCAAAGCTTCAGCAGATAAGCGCATGTGGAGCTTCCGTAAGAGATTATCCAAGCATCAAGTGCTATGCAACAATGTTATCTCAGAACCTTTATCTGTTTGCTCTAGCAAGGAAAACCAAGATGTCTCAGCTGCCAATTTCCACTCACCAAACTTTTCTTTTCCTGAAAGAACCCAAGAACAAGAAAAGTCAATTGGAATTTCTCCAGTACCAACAGAAATAGTAAATACAGAATCTCCAGTTTCTAAGAGTTGTACAACTCCAGTTGGGCCTACCCTCAATGAATCTGATGCTCTTGTCATTCAGGCTGCTATAAGGGGATATATG GCTAAGAAAAAGCTTCACAAACTCAAGAGTGTTGTCAAGTTGCAAGCTGCTGTACGTGGTCACTTGGTAAGGAGCCAGGCTATCGGAACTTTGCGGTGTATTCAGGCCATCATAAGAATGCAAGCACTTGTAAGGGCTCACCATGCTCATCAATTAGTTGAGAAGCTACCTTCACTGGAAGATAAGAAGTTCCAG GAAAAGGGTGTTACTTTCGAGAAATCAACTAAAACATCAATCAAGAAATTGCTTTCAAATGGGTTTGCCCGTCAG CTTCTGGAAACTACACCGAGgacaaaaatcatatatataaaatGTGATCCATCAAAGTCTGATTCGGCATGGAAGTGGTTGGAAAGATGGATGGTTGTGACTTCATCAGGGGTTGGGCAACAACATGGGCAAGATTTCAACCATGGGAATTGCAGACTAGAAGAGATTGTTAACATGACATATAGTGAACCAGCAAAAGAGATTTCAATTTCAGTTTCCTCAGAATTATCTGATCTAGAATGTGCTGCAACCAAATCAGTCATGGCAGATGATGGTAAAAATAGCTCAACAATTGAAAATGTTGGTAATTTTGAGTTTCCAACTTCACTAGTTGCTCCAAATAATTTCTCCAATTCTTTGCCTAAAAATGATATGGAAAAACCAGAAGTCAGAAATGGGCTTCTGAACACTACTATGCAAGATTGTACAGACATGGATATGATTAATAAGGAAAGCTTGGATGATAAACACTTACAACCAAATCTATGTTTGAATAATGTGTTAGTTGATGCTGACAAGCTTGAACCTGGGAAAGATGGCTCCAATAATAATACTGAAGGGGCATCCTCTGAAACATTGGAAAACGGAGAGAAGAAGTCTGTAGTTGGTTCAAGAAAGTCATGCAATCCAGCATTTGTTGCAGCTCAATCAAAATTTGAAGAGCTGAGTTTGACATCAACTGTAGTTCAATCTGTTAATTCTGCTTATACAACTGCTGCATCAAACACAAAAACAGAGAGCCATAATATTCAGGTAAATTCTCTTGCAAATGGAAAAGAAGCAATTTCAGCAGAGAAAATATTCCCTGATGTGAGGGTTGAAGCTGCAGTTTCAGAATGTGGCACTGAAATATCTATCTCTTCCACACTTGACTCGCCGGACAGATCTGATATGGAAGGTGGAGCAATTGTTCTTGAAATTGGAGCCCTGGAGAAAGAGAATCATGCAATTGTTGCTGTTGCTGAGAATGCTTCTGATCTTTCCAACTCGGGTGGTAATGCGAGACCTGGTGGAGGTGACCTAACTATGGCCAACTCGAGTGCTTCTGTTGACTTGGTGCAAGTTGATCAACATCTAGCTGAGCCAACCACTTCAGATGTGCAGTATGATCTGGAAGGTACGGTAGAACAAACTAGATCGCCTGAAGGAACTCCCAGAAGCCATGCGACAGTGCCTGATCTACACGGAACCCCGTCCAGTGATGTCTCTGTGAATACCAAAAAGGGTAGGATGGATCCTTGCATGCCTACCCGTAGGAAAGGGTCTCAATTGGTTGGTAAAAAATCTCCATCTAATCCAAATAACGATTCAGGTGGAAGTACCACAGACAATTTAACGAAGGATTCAAGATTTCCAAGGAGGCGTAACTCATTTGGGATAACAAAGACTGAAAGTGTTGAGCAGGAGCCCAGGCACGGTAGTAGCAGTTCTCTTCCAGGTTACATGCAAGCCACTGCATCTGCGAGAGCTAAAGCCCATGGTAATACATCTCAGAAGTCCAGCCCTGATCTGCATGATAACCAGCCTAAGAAGAGGCATTCCTTGCCTATTGAGAATGGAAAACAGAGCTCATCCCCGCGCATGCAAAGATCAACATCACGAGCTCATCAGAGTGTGAAAGGCATTGAAGCTCATTCTCCTCATGATTCTGCTG AGAGAAGATGGCAAAGATGA
- the LOC135628642 gene encoding protein SMALL AUXIN UP-REGULATED RNA 12-like — MGGMGKCSKIRHIVWLRQMLRRWRLRAAAVEALRRGRGGAGAASDVPAGHVAVCVGSSSRRFVVRASHLNHPAFRELLRQAEEEFGFSSRPGPLSLPCDEALFEDVLRLVSSSSSRFTHNTLEHLTKLSHDIPSSSCCCDVGRWLHAADSMPLLHAHCIADKPV; from the coding sequence ATGGGAGGAATGGGGAAATGCAGCAAGATCCGCCACATAGTGTGGCTGCGGCAGATGCTGCGGCGGTGGAGGCTGAGGGCCGCGGCGGTGGAGGCGTTAAGGAGGGGGCGCGGAGGGGCGGGGGCGGCCTCGGACGTGCCAGCAGGGCACGTGGCGGTGTGCGTGGGGAGCAGCTCCCGGCGGTTCGTGGTGCGGGCGTCGCACCTCAACCATCCCGCGTTCCGGGAGCTGCTCCGCCAGGCCGAGGAGGAGTTCGGCTTCTCCTCCCGCCCCGGCCCCCTCTCCCTCCCCTGCGACGAGGCCCTCTTCGAGGACGTCCTCCGCCTCGTCTCTTCCTCATCCTCGAGGTTCACCCACAACACTCTCGAGCACCTCACGAAGCTCTCCCACGACATCCCTTCCTCCTCCTGTTGCTGCGATGTCGGCCGGTGGCTGCACGCTGCCGATTCGATGCCGCTTCTGCACGCCCACTGCATCGCCGACAAGCCCGTCTGA
- the LOC135629464 gene encoding uncharacterized protein LOC135629464 isoform X1, with the protein MSATGADTKPKEGENAAVAPAAGEVLYCGGTNWDMLGRKGGPNAVNLVSPTRLRPLVGVDIRFVASGCTSCHCVALDVEGRCYTWGRNEKGQLGHGDTLQRSLPTIVSELSKYNITRAGAGRNHTVVITDDGKSFSFGMNKHGQLGSGSVKNEIEPSPVICLVSQATNVVCGADFTVWLTSVEGSSILTAGLPQYGQLGHGTNNEYNSKDSSVKLVYEPQSRPRAIAAFSGKTVVKVACGTNHTVAVDSSGFVYTWGFGGYGRLGHREQKDEWVPRLVEVFQRQNVLPSNAIVSAGSVNSACTAGGGQLYMWGKLKTTGDDWMYPKPVMDLSGWNIRCMDSGNMHHVVGADDSCISWGHAQYGELGYGPLGPKSSANPKKVDILESMRVTSVACGMGLSLIVIDRANAGDKLDQLEVFDGGSSAEGPEETKNGSVTTVKSASKKNANSSSGTKKRKGKDLSESDEEDDESEDDDSEDDEGINGVKRKQGGRTSGRGRGRGGKKVATAARSSSKGKSRPKSNSNSSFNDETHSSAKKSNSSHGRGRGKSERRGRSSR; encoded by the exons ATGTCAGCAACCGGTGCGGACACCAAGCCGAAGGAGGGGGAGAACGCCGCCGTGGCTCCCGCCGCCGGGGAGGTCCTATACTGCGGGGGTACCAACTGGGACATGCTAGGCCGGAAGGGGGGCCCCAATGCTGTGAACCTCGTCTCCCCCACCAGGCTCCGCCCGCTCGTCGGCGTCGACATTCGCTTCGTGGCATCTGGTTGTA CTTCTTGTCATTGTGTGGCTTTGGATGTTGAAGGTCGTTGCTATACATGGGGAAGAAATGAG AAAGGGCAGTTGGGACATGGGGATACTCTTCAACGTAGTCTGCCAACTATTGTGTCTGAACTATCAAA GTATAATATTACTAGAGCGGGTGCTGGGAGAAACCACACTGTCGTAATTACCGATGATGGGAAATCCTTCTCTTTTGGTATGAATAAGCATGGGCAGTTGGGTTCAGGTTCAGTAAAAAATG AAATCGAGCCATCTCCGGTCATATGTTTGGTCTCTCAAGCCACAAATGTTGTATGCGGTGCTGATTTTACTGTATGGCTCACATCAGTGGAGGGTTCTTCTATACT AACTGCTGGTCTTCCTCAGTATGGGCAACTTGGACATGGAACTAACAATGAG TACAATTCTAAAGATAGCTCAGTAAAGCTAGTTTATGAGCCTCAGTCTCGACCACGAGCAATAGCTGCATTCTCTGGAAAAACTGTTGTCAAGGTTGCTTGTGGAACTAATCATACAG TTGCTGTTGATTCAAGTGGCTTTGTTTACAC GTGGggatttggtggatatggaag GCTCGGTCACCGGGAGCAGAAGGATGAGTGGGTTCCTCGCCTTGTCGAGGTTTTCCAGAGACAGAATGTTTTACCTTCTAATGCTATAGTTTCAGCAGGTTCGGTCAATTCTGCTTGCACTGCTG GAGGAGGGCAATTATATATGTGGGGAAAGCTAAAAACTACTGGTGATGATTGGATGTATCCTAAGCCTGTTATGGATCTAAG TGGCTGGAATATCCGCTGCATGGATTCTGGTAATATGCACCATGTTGTTGGAGCAGATGATTCGTGCATAAGTTGGGGTCATGCACAATATGGGGAGCTTGGATATGGCCCACTAGGACCAAA ATCTTCTGCAAATCCCAAAAAGGTTGATATCCTTGAGAGTATGCGTGTCACAAG TGTGGCTTGTGGAATGGGTCTCTCGTTAATTGTTATAGATAGAGCAAATGCTGGTGATAAACTGGATCAG CTGGAAGTTTTTGATGGTGGCTCTTCTGCTGAAG GACCAgaagaaaccaagaatggaagtgtCACCACTGTCAAGAGTGCATCTAAGAAAAATGCCAATTCTTCTTCTGGTACTAAGAAACGGAAGGGCAAGGACTTGTCGGAGTCTGACGAGGAAGACGATGAAAGTGAAGATGATGATAGCGAAGATGATGAAGGTATCAATGGTGTGAAGAGAAAGCAGGGTGGGAGAACATCTGGCAGAGGCCGGGGGAGGGGTGGCAAAAAGGTGGCTACAGCGGCAAGGAGCTCTAGTAAGGGAAAGAGTCGCCCTAAATCTAACAGTAATAGTTCTTTTAATGATGAAACACATTCTTCAGCTAAGAAATCGAACTCAAGCCATGGCCGTGGACGAGGAAAATCTGAGAGGAGGGGTCGGTCCAGTAGATGA